The Anaerolineae bacterium genomic sequence TGATCATCCGCAATGCCCACCGGATCAATCACGGCGAGCAACCCGATACGCGCAACGAGGGCGAAGACTTCTTCTTTTTTGGGGCTGAAGACCCGGAAACCGCGGCGGCGCTGGTGGTGGACATCGTGCGCAACCGCCTGCCGGAGCGCTTTGGCTTTGACCCGCTGGAGGATGTGCAGGTGCTGGCGCCGATGCATCGCGGATTGGCTGGCGTGGCGGCACTGAACCAGGCCCTGCAGGAGGCGCTCAATCCACGGGGCCGTCCCGCCGAACGCTGGATCATGGGCCGCCTGTTTCGTGCTGGCGACAAAGTGATGCAGGTGCGCAACAACTACGACAAAGAGGTTTTCAACGGCGATATCGGGCGGGTGCAGGCCATTGACTTCGACGAGCAGTCGCTGATCGTGCGCATGGAGGATCGGCTGGTGACTTACGACTGGTCGGAGTGCGATGAACTGGTGCACGCCTATGCGATCTCGGTGCATAAGAGCCAGGGCAGCGAGTATCCGGTGGTGGTCATGCCCATCCTCACCCAGCACTACATGATGCTCCAGCGCAACCTGCTCTATACCGCCGTGACGCGGGCGCGGCGGATGGTTGTCCTGGTCGGGACGCGCAAGGCAATTGCCATCGCTGTGCGCAACGGCCACATCGCGCAGCGCTATAGCGCCCTGGCCTGGCGGCTGGGGGCGGGGCGGCTGAGGCTGTGAGCACTCCTCCGAGTTTGTTCGACCTGGCTGAAGCGTTCAGGAAGCCGGGCTGGCCGGTGTGCCGTTGGCACAAAGCGAGTTTACTATGGGCACTCCTCTGAGTTTGTTCGACCTGGCTGAAGCGTTCAGGAAGCCAGGCTGTCCAGTGTGCCGCCGGCACAAAGCGAGTTTGCTATGAGCACTCCTCTGAGTTTGTTCGACCTGGCTGAAGCGTTCAGGAAGCCAGGCTGTCCAGTGTGCCGCCTGATGCGCCGTGACGTGGAGAAGTACATCCACTCGCTGCTCTTTGAGGGCTACAAATTCCCGGAGAGCCACGAGCGTTTTCAGGCTTCGCGCGGGTTGTGCAACGCCCATGCCTGGCAGATGGCCGAGAGCTTCAAAGGGGCGCTGCTGAACATCGGCACGTACTACGCCGGGGCGCTGCGCCAGTTGTTACGCGACCTGGACGCGTCTGATCCGGGCGGGGCGGCACGTTCCGGTTTGGCTCGTCTGCTGGGCGGGGGGGCGGGCGGGCCGGTTTCCGCGTTGGCCGACCGTCTGGAGCCGCGCGGGCCGTGCATCGCCTGCACCATTCATCAGACTTCGGAGCAACTCTACACCCGCACCATAGGCGAGCAGATCGCCGATCCCCGCCTGGCTGAGGCTTACCGCGCCTCAGAAGGCGTTTGCCTGCCGCACTTCCGCATGGCCCTGCGCCAGGCGTCGGCGGCTGGCCAGCGCGAGTTGGTCGCCATCCAGCGGGGCGTCTGGGAGGCCCTGCTGGCCGACCTGGACCTGTTCCGCGAGATGCACGATCACCACCACACGGGCGAGTTCATGGGCGAGGAGGGCGATAGCTGGCTGCGTGTCCTGCGCGGCATGGCCGGTGAGGAGGGCATGTTCGGCGTTGGCGATGGGAGGAAGAAGTAGGAACCCCCTTCTTGACTCATACAGAGGAAAAGTGGCGACCCTCGCCAGGTGGTGAAGGTCGCCGCTTTTCATGTGAAGCTATCATCGCTAGGGATGGTTGCCAGTATTTTCGGTGACGTACAGTGTCCCGCCTACGGATGTGCCCTGGGCGAAGCTGCCGATCCAGATGTCGTAGCGGCCCGAAGCCGGGCTGTTAAAGTCGATCGTGGGATGCAGGGTGCCAAAGGAATCGTCCACGCAGACATATGATCCGCCTGGCGTATTGATGACCATTGTGCTATCGACGTTGCCAATGAAGTAGAAGCGGAGGGTCGGGAAGGCCCCGGCGGTGTAGTTGACCGAAAAACTGGGTGCGGACGTGGCGAACCCGGTGCAGCCGCCGCCCAGGTAAGAGACATTCGCATTGCCGCCGCCGGTGATCCCAACGGTGAAGGGATCCGGTACGAAGCCCGACGTGAGGGCAGTACTGCCGTAGGTAGGTGGCAGGGAGAAGTTCAGGGTCGCCACTACCGGGCTGGTCGGGGTAATGGTTGGCGTTGCAGTGGCGGAGGGTGTTGACGTGTAGGTTGGGAGCGTCGTCGGTGTACCGGTGGGGGTGACCGTCGCAGTGGGCGGCGGCGGGAAGCTGGCCTGGGGAATGGCGCTGCAATCCCCCTGCGTCACCACCGCGGCGATCTGGTTGGAAACCCAGGCAGCCAGACCATTATAGTTGACCTGCCACCAGGTGCTGTCAATGTTGCGCCCAATGACGTTGAGCACCATCCCTGGTGTTCCTCCGCCGAGGATGATGTGGGCGGTGCTGGGGCCATTGCGGATGTTTGCTGCGCTGGCAAAGGAAACCTGGCATGGCCCGGCGGCGATCGGAGTCACCGGTGTGCCTGTGATCGCGGCACTGACAGACGGAGATGTGGGGAGTTGAACACTCGGAACCTGGCCTGTCTGCGGCCCGCTATCCGCTGCGTGGCCCCAGTGAAGGCGTAACACCAGGGGCATGCTGGTTGGCTGAAAAGTGAGGATAAATGGCGTCTGTGGCGGCAACGTGATCGCAATTTCCGGCAGCATCCCAGCACTAACCGCCAGGGCTATCGCCCCGGACTCGGCTGTTTCCAGTGTGAATTCAGGCAACAGTGGGAGCATCTCCGTTCTGGCGACGCCGGGCGGCTCAACAGAGATAGCCAGGATGGTGCTACCCGGCAGATCAGGCGGTGGTGTTAGGTGGTAGCGCAATGCACTTGCCTGCAGGCTCACCCGGTTTTCGCCGATGATCAGGGCAGGCGGCTGTGTTGTGATGCTGGAGATCTGGATCAGCAGGTCACCAGTGCCGCTGCTGGTCTGGATCACCAGCGAGTAGAAGCCGCTCTGGGGCGCGTCCGGCTCGTCGAAGATGTACATGCCGTCTGGACCGGGTGTCAGCAGGGTGACTTGCTGGGTTGGGTCAAGCAGGACGACAGTACAGGTGAACTCTGCCAGGCGGGTAAGCCGAATCTGAAAGCTGTCGCCCTGGATGACGGAGAAGGTTCGGATGGCAACCTGGCCGGGCGTGAGGCTCACGATAGCCGGGACGTTGTATTCGAGCGGCGGCTGGTCACCACCCTGGGCATGGACGATCACACCGGTTGCTGGCAAACCAAACAGGATAAGGATGCTCAGCAAAGCGGTGAGGGGGCGCAGAAATCGGATGGCCACCTTGATTGCTAGTTGAAGACGTTCATGCTGCACTCGTTAGAATGGTAGTTGCGAAACGACCACTGGACGAGGAGGCAGCATGAACGACACCTACATTGTAACGGTATATGTCGTGCTGGATGATCTGTTGTGCGCTCTGCGGTATAGCGACGACGGGCGCGCGGAACTGAGCGCAGCGGAAATCCTGACAGTGGCAGTGGTAGCGGCCAAGTACTTTCAAAATCATCACGAACGTGCGTTGTATCTGCTGGTCCAATTGGGCTACCTGCGTGCGTTCAGTGTGTCGCGCTTCAACCGGCGGCTGCACGCGTTGAGGGAGTGGCTGTGGCACGTCGCCGGGATCATGGGTGAAGTGTTGGCCAAGGGCAAGGTCTTCATCGTGGATACGCTGCCCATCCCCATCTGCAAACGCGTGCGAGCCAAACGCTGCCGCAAGGTGCAGGGGGCGGCGTATGCCGGGTACTGTGCGGCTAAACAGGAGCACTATTTCGGTTGGCAATTGCACTTGGTCTGCGATGCTGCGGGTGTACCCGTCGTTTTTGAGCTGTTGCCAGCGGCGTGTGATGAGTTGGTCCCGATTCAGGAGTTGTTGGCGGCCTTGCCGGAGGGCAGCCAAGTGGTCGCCGACAAAGGCTATGTCAGCCAGAAAGACGAACTGATCGCCTACTGCTATGGTGGTGTGCGTCTGATCCCCACCTATCGCCGCAACATGCGCGGCAACAGCCAGGAAGATGCCCGCCTGATCCGTCAACACCGCTCGATGATCGAGACGTCAATAGCCAGTTGGAGAAGATGGGTCTGCAACGCCTTCATGCTCGTACCAATGCTGGTGTTGCCCTGAAGGTCTTGGCCTCGCTCATCGCCTTGGCCTTGACCAACGCTAACTAGCAATCAAGGTGGATGGCCATGTCTGTATCCTATTCACTAAGTGAATGATATAGATACAGTACTGTATTTATCCAAATTAGGCAACGGCTGTTCGATGAGCTGAGGGGCCATGAATCGGGTGTCTACACGGTTTGCGGGGGAGATCGTCTTGCCTCTGTTATACTTGTCAGAGATAGCCCGGCGAACTATAAAAAATTCCTAAAAACTCTGGCTGTTCATCATCGAAAGTTGGTTTTTGGTTTGCTTATCGTCGGAATATCGCTATAGTCAGGGCAGGGGACTCTGCATCTGCATGCGTACATGAGGGCAGGGCGTAGCGTCGGGGGGGCCGCGGTTGCGGTGATTCCAGCGTGATCAAGCAACTGGTCAGTTTCTTCCAGAAATTCCAGGAATTTCTGGCGCCGATGTTCGATCTCGCCCGGCATTTCCGCGGCTTTTTGGCCTTTGGGGCCTTTGTGATCATCGCCATCATTGTGCTGGCCATCCTGCTTTTTCCTCAAGGCAGCTTTGGCAGCGTTGTTGAGAATTTCAGCCGCCTGTCGCCGGACCAGTTTTTTATCATCGTCCTGGTCGTGATCATGGTGTTCCTGGTGGGTTTTTTGTTGATCGCGCTGCTGTATTCGCGGGATGTCACCCTCAGCGCGACTTATGTCCTGACCGTACTTGTTCATGAGGCGGGCGACCCCACCCGCCCGATACCGGGGGCGGAAGTGTCCCTGGTGCTGGATGAAACGATCATCCGGCAGACGGACCCGCATGGCGCGGCGACTTTTGCCTTTGACCGGCGCTGGCTGGGCAAGACGTGTGAGGTGAACGCCCGTCACCCGCGCTACGCCGCCCGCCCGCACCTGCGCGTTCCGCTTAAGCCCTCTGACCGGGTGCTGATCCCGCTGACGCCGGCGGGAGGGGTAGCCGCCGGGCCAGGGCAGGAGATGGTCTATGTGAGTTTCAGCCCCGGCAATCGCCGGGCTGCCGAGGCCATCAGCGCGCAACTGGCCCGCGAAGGCTTTGCCGTGGTCAAGGTCGAGCATGGCCAGCGCGATGCGGCCATTGATCTGGGGGTCGAGCAGGGGATTCGCCGCGCTGACGCTGTGGTGGCGCTGATGTCCCCCGGAGATGCCAGCGAGCCGCTGGTCTCCGGTGAGGTCGCTTTTGCCAGCGAGATTCGCAAGCCAGTGATCCCGGTGCGGCTGCACCCCGCCGCCCCCATGCCAGCTACGCTCGGCATCACAACGCCGATCGATATTTATACCGACTGGGGAGGGGAGAGCGAGCGCTTGGTACATACCCTGCGGGAGGTTCGACCTCCCTCGCGTCCTCCGGAGCCGGAAGTCGTCGCCCCGCCGGGTGGCGGCAGTACGCCTGCCAATCCGTTTGTTTATGGCGGGGCCGTCCGCGATGATCTGTTCGTGGGGCGTAAAGAGGTGATCGAGGCCATCGTCGGGCGGATTGGCCCGGAACTGCAGTCGGTTTCGGTGGTGGCCAACCGGCGGATGGGCAAGACATCATTGCTCAACCTGATCTGGCGGCGCTACAAGCAACTGCTGCCCGCCGAGCATACCTGGATTGTGGCCTACCTGGATATGATGAGCGCCCGGATGCACACCCCCGCTGACGCCATGCGCCTGTTGCGGCAGCGGATCACCGCCAGCATCAAGCGCGACCTGTGGCCGGAGCGCTACGATGGCCAGGTGGCCGTCATGGCGGAGAAGTTTGAGGAACTGGCCGAATCGAACATCCGCCTGGTGCTATGCCTGGACGAATGGGAGAGCGTGATGGCCCACCGGGAGATGGATGTCTTCCTGGAGCAACTGCGTTCGTCCGGGTCGCTGGGGATGCTGGGCATGATCGTGGCGACCGCCCATGAACTGATCGATCTCAAGCGCAGCGGCCAGCTGGGTTCGCCCTTCGACAACATCTTCGAGACTGTTTACCTGGGCCTGATGCCCCAGGAAGAATGGCATGAACTGGTGCAGCGCGCCTACCGGCGTAGCCGGCGCGAGGTGCGCCCCCAGGAACTGGCCCTGATCGGCGCGCTGGCCGGCGGTCACCCCTGTCTGACCCAGATGGCCGGGTATGTGGTCTGGGCGGCGCGGGAGAATGGCTGGAACCGAGCCGAAATCTGGCGGCAGTACAGCCGTCGTGTGGAACCGGTCTTTGTCAGTCTGTGGAATCGCCAGACGGCTATCCAGAAGGCGGCGATCCGGCAGGTCGTCGGCATCGACTCCGGAGAGCCGATTCCGCCGGAAGTCTGGGAGAAGCTAAAACTGCGAGGTGTGCTGACGGCTGACGGCGAGATTTTCTGCCGTCCGTTCGCCGATTACGTGCTGGCCTGCGAATTGTGATGCCAGATGTGCTTCGGGAGCCGCAATGCGTCTTTTCGTCGCCTGTGCTGGCCCGGATGAGCCGGTCCGGGAACTGATCAACATCCTGGATGATTTTGACCACCAGGCCCTGCTGGATCTATGGTTGCTGGCCGGACCGCGCTACCCCAGGAAACGCCTCCGCGCGGTGATCCAGCGTTCCGACGCATTGCTACTGATCATCACGCCGGAATCGATGACTTCCGAACGATGTCACTGGGAGGTCGCCGAGGCCAAGCGGCAGGGGGTGCCGGTAGTGGAGGTGCTCTTTGGCGGGGAAGCAGCGGGCGCGGGGCTGGTGGAAGACGCCTCTAGAGACGGGATGCGAATCAGCTTCGCTGATGGCTTGACGCCGGAGGCGGTTGGTTCCCTGCTCCGGTTGCTGGACAAGGTGCGCCCCCTGATGGCAAACCGACGTCAGGAGCCGCAGGCGCGCGGGCAACAGACCGGCCAGGGCTGGGTGGAGCGCCTGACCGGCCAGACCAGCGCGGCGGTACTGTTGACGCTGGCATTCATCCTGCTGGCCAACCTGGTATCTTCGCTGGGGGTGACGGTGATCGTCGCTGCTGAGCCGGTGGTTATCACCTTTCTGGCGGCGCTCCTGCAGGCCGGGGGTGGGCCAATCTTCGCTTTGCCGCTGGTTCTGGTGACTTTTCTGCCCCTGCGCTTCAGCATGGTGGTTCATGTCCTCCTGCAGAGCGCCCTGCTGCTCGGCTACCTGCTGACGCCCGGCGCTGGGTTCTGGTCGTATGCTACACTGGCGCTTGTGGGTTTGCTGGGCGTCGTGCTTGGTCGGCTGCGGCTGTTGTTGTGGCCGTGGCTGACTTATCGTATGATGACCGAACATCGTCGCCTGGTCGAGCAACTCGAAGCCGGCGTTGCCGATTCTGAACGCATTGACCGGCTGGTGCACTTGCTGGATCAGCCGTTGGCCATCCCTCCGGGCGGGTCAACAGCGGCTATGCTGTCACTGGCGACGGCCGGTCTCAGCCCGGAGGAGTTTGTCGCCCGGACGGAAAATGTGGCCCGCCAGCAACGCTACCAGGCCGTGGTTGGCGAGATGGGGTTGCGCAAGTTGCGCCAGGCCAGCGGCCTGGAAGACGCGCTGAGCGTCATCGAGAGGCACAATCTGGTTCCTGATAGCAGCATCTGCATGCGCTCGATGCTGGAAAAGGTGCGCTACGCTGGTTCCGGGCTGGAGAAACTGCGCATCTACGCCCGTTTCTTACAGCAACTGGAGGATGGCCGGCAGGCTCTACGTCGGGAGCACCAGCCAAACTGGCAGCAGACCCTGCAGATCTACCAGTTCATCAGCGACCTGATCTACCAGGCGATCGACTTTAGCCAGGTACAGGCTTACTGGGCGACGTATGACGCGCTGGAAGCTGCAGTAGGCAACATCCGGGTGGCGCTGGCGGCCCGCCGGGAGGCGGATGGCGACCCTCATAGCGCCGTGGAGCGCGCCCTGCAACAACTCGGCCAGGCTATCGATGGTGTGCAATGCCTGCGCCTGGATATGGGCAGCTTCTCCGCCCGCGAGCAGCGCTGGCAGCAGGCGATGCTGGAAACGGCGCTTGACCCGCGCCAGTTTCTCTCTATGGACTATCAGGAGCGCCAGGCGCTGGTGAGGCGCGAGGTGGAGCGCCTGAATGCGCTGGCCTACAGCCAGCCGGCAAGCTGGCTGGCCATCGACCGCAACGCCGTCCAGCTTACCGAGCATCATAACCCCTGGTGCGTGCTGGCTGTGCTGCTGGTCGATCTGCTGCGGGATATCCACCGGCTGGATGCGGCATATGTCGGCTGGGCGGCTGGCGAACTGACCCGCGTGCTCAACCGCATCCGCTCGGTGCAGGATGTGGCTGAACTGGAGCACCGGCTGGTCAACCTGATCATCTCCGGCGATAGTTACGGTTCCCTGATCGATAGTACCCTGCAATCGCTCCTGGATATCAGCGAGGCGGCCAGCACCGCCCTGCGCTGGCCCGGCGAATCGTTGCAGCATCAACAGTCGGTGATCGACGCGCTGGAGAAGTGCAACCAATTGCGCCTCCGGTTGCAGACCCGCTATACACACCAGCGGGCGAGCCAGTGGGCGGTAGCCGTGCAGCATATGGCCGAGGTGCTGGAGACGCATATAGGACAGTTGCAGGCCCGGACTGCGGTTCGCTACCGCAACCCGTACATCGTCGGCAAACCCATCCCGGCCCGCAACCCGACGTTGTTCAAGGGGCGTCTGGAACTGGCGCGGGAGATTGTTGACTGGCTCAACAGCGCCAACCGGCCCACGCTGGTCCTGCACGGTCCCCGGCGCATGGGCAAGACCAGCTTCCTGCTCCAGCTACAGAACCTGTTGCGCGGCTGGAACGACACCTATATCCCCGTGTTTCTGAGCGGCCAGGAAGCGGGCGTGCAGCAGAACGACGCCAGCTTCTTCTACTTCCTGGCTCGCGCCATCTACTTCCGAATGGTGCAGCGCACCGGCGCCCAGATCGCCCGGCCCACGCTGGAACAGTACACGGCCAACCCGTATGCCACGCTCAGCCCCTGGCTGCAAGATCAGATTTACCCCCTGCTGGAAGAGGGGCAGGTGCTGCTGGTGACCATTGACGAGTTTGAGAAGGTCGGGGCGGCTATCCGCAGCGGCTCGCTGACCCTGCGCATCCTGGACTTTCTGCGGGATACGATGCAGCACAGCGAACATATGTTGTTCCTGTTCTGCGGGGTGGAGACTCTGGACGCGCTGGGGCCGAACGCCGCTTCCTACTTCATCAGCGTGCAAACGGTCGAGATCAGCTATCTGAGCGAAAAAGCCGCTCAGGAACTGATCCGCATGCCGACCAACGAGCCGGGCGATGTGCCCACCTACGAGCGCGAGGTGGTTGCCGAGATTCTCCGCCTGACCAACTGCCATCCTTTCCTGATCCAGGCGATCTGCTACAAGATCGTGGACATCGCTAACCATCGCCACCTGCAGCGCATCCGCCGCCCGGTGCTGGAGGAGGCGGTGAACTGGCTTTACGGGGCGCATGGGTTGTACTTTGAACACCTGTGGGAGGATGTGGGGGAAGAGGGGCGGCGGCTCCTGGAATTGCTGGCTGAGGGGCCGGTCGCCCTGACACGCGAACAGATTGGCAGCGTGGGCGGGCAGGCGCTGCTCAAGCGGCGGCTGATCAGCCAGGACGCGGAGGGCCGCCACCGGATTGCGATCCCGCTGGTGCAGGAATGGGTCAGCCGGCGGGTGGTGGGTATAGTGCAATAATTGGAGTGAAAGTGTATTAATTGATAATTGGATTGTGACGTGATACTAACACTACTTGCATTGTTTTCGCGGTTTCGAGTACAATGGTTATAATTCACTAACTTAACGTACTCTTTGCAGAATATATGTTCTATGGCCTTATTCGTGTGATCTGGAGCCGCTGAACTTATTATGGCCCACGCACAGCCGGTTTACCTGAGTTACGCCGCCAGCGATGCCGCCTTTGCTTTGCACTTGGCCGCCGCTCTAAAGATCCGCGGGGTGAACGTCTGGCTGGATCGCCTGGATCAGGGGACGGAAGAGCGGAGCCTGCGCACGGTGCAGGGGCGGATGGCAGGCTGTGCGGGGGTGCTGGCGGTGCTCAGCCCCGCCTACCTGGAGTCGCGCTATTGCCAGCAGGAGATCGCGATCGCCGAGCAACTTGACCGGCCGATCGTGCCCGTTCTGTTGCGGCCCATCCCCGCCATTGCCGGGACGAGCGATCTGCAGGTGGTTGACTTTGCTGGTTGGTCGCAGCCGGACCTCTTCGCCGCCCGGCT encodes the following:
- a CDS encoding SH3 domain-containing protein — its product is MAIRFLRPLTALLSILILFGLPATGVIVHAQGGDQPPLEYNVPAIVSLTPGQVAIRTFSVIQGDSFQIRLTRLAEFTCTVVLLDPTQQVTLLTPGPDGMYIFDEPDAPQSGFYSLVIQTSSGTGDLLIQISSITTQPPALIIGENRVSLQASALRYHLTPPPDLPGSTILAISVEPPGVARTEMLPLLPEFTLETAESGAIALAVSAGMLPEIAITLPPQTPFILTFQPTSMPLVLRLHWGHAADSGPQTGQVPSVQLPTSPSVSAAITGTPVTPIAAGPCQVSFASAANIRNGPSTAHIILGGGTPGMVLNVIGRNIDSTWWQVNYNGLAAWVSNQIAAVVTQGDCSAIPQASFPPPPTATVTPTGTPTTLPTYTSTPSATATPTITPTSPVVATLNFSLPPTYGSTALTSGFVPDPFTVGITGGGNANVSYLGGGCTGFATSAPSFSVNYTAGAFPTLRFYFIGNVDSTMVINTPGGSYVCVDDSFGTLHPTIDFNSPASGRYDIWIGSFAQGTSVGGTLYVTENTGNHP
- a CDS encoding IS982 family transposase — protein: MNDTYIVTVYVVLDDLLCALRYSDDGRAELSAAEILTVAVVAAKYFQNHHERALYLLVQLGYLRAFSVSRFNRRLHALREWLWHVAGIMGEVLAKGKVFIVDTLPIPICKRVRAKRCRKVQGAAYAGYCAAKQEHYFGWQLHLVCDAAGVPVVFELLPAACDELVPIQELLAALPEGSQVVADKGYVSQKDELIAYCYGGVRLIPTYRRNMRGNSQEDARLIRQHRSMIETSIASWRRWVCNAFMLVPMLVLP
- a CDS encoding TIR domain-containing protein, whose protein sequence is MIKQLVSFFQKFQEFLAPMFDLARHFRGFLAFGAFVIIAIIVLAILLFPQGSFGSVVENFSRLSPDQFFIIVLVVIMVFLVGFLLIALLYSRDVTLSATYVLTVLVHEAGDPTRPIPGAEVSLVLDETIIRQTDPHGAATFAFDRRWLGKTCEVNARHPRYAARPHLRVPLKPSDRVLIPLTPAGGVAAGPGQEMVYVSFSPGNRRAAEAISAQLAREGFAVVKVEHGQRDAAIDLGVEQGIRRADAVVALMSPGDASEPLVSGEVAFASEIRKPVIPVRLHPAAPMPATLGITTPIDIYTDWGGESERLVHTLREVRPPSRPPEPEVVAPPGGGSTPANPFVYGGAVRDDLFVGRKEVIEAIVGRIGPELQSVSVVANRRMGKTSLLNLIWRRYKQLLPAEHTWIVAYLDMMSARMHTPADAMRLLRQRITASIKRDLWPERYDGQVAVMAEKFEELAESNIRLVLCLDEWESVMAHREMDVFLEQLRSSGSLGMLGMIVATAHELIDLKRSGQLGSPFDNIFETVYLGLMPQEEWHELVQRAYRRSRREVRPQELALIGALAGGHPCLTQMAGYVVWAARENGWNRAEIWRQYSRRVEPVFVSLWNRQTAIQKAAIRQVVGIDSGEPIPPEVWEKLKLRGVLTADGEIFCRPFADYVLACEL